A window from Primulina huaijiensis isolate GDHJ02 chromosome 13, ASM1229523v2, whole genome shotgun sequence encodes these proteins:
- the LOC140990936 gene encoding RPM1-interacting protein 4-like isoform X2, translating to MARSNVPKFGNWESEDDVPYTVFFDKARKNRGEKMINPNDPLENPDMFHNFEPRPLAPAAPLKTRTKPEEPIVRGSVKQIHEHRVNREDVDFRQFSNSTARNENMRRRPPSESSYGGRVNRPSQSTRSSAGSEYSFESSPHHPQERNTGRGIGSVPWEGTNYENNHGIRARSRLGPIAREDNSPEKGAAVPKFGDWDEHDPHSAENFTHVFNKVREERNPTPGHVSNPPKYPSHSPRIQPSNEPKKCCFPWW from the exons ATGGct CGTTCAAATGTGCCAAAGTTTGGTAACTGGGAAAGTGAAGACGATGTCCCTTACACGGTTTTCTTTGACAAGGCAAGAAAAAATAGAGGTGAGAAAATGATTAATCCCAATGATCCCCTAGAGAATCCAGACATGTTCCATAACTTTGAACCTCGGCCACTTGCTCCTGCTGCTCCACTAAAAACTAGGACTAAACCAGAGGAACCTATTGTAAGGGGATCAGTCAAGCAAATTCATGAGCATAGAGTAAACAGGGAAGATGTTGACTTTAGGCAGTTCAGTAATTCTACAGCTCGAAACGAAAATATGAGGCGAAGACCTCCTAGTGAATCGAGTTATGGTGGTCGTGTGAACAGACCTAGTCAATCTACAAGGTCTAGTGCAGGTTCTGAGTATAGCTTTGAGAGTTCACCTCATCATCCACAGGAGAGAAATACCGGGAGAGGCATTGGTTCTGTGCCATGGGAAGGGACAAACTACGAGAATAATCATGGTATCCGGGCAAGATCCCGGCTAGGGCCGATTGCTCGAGAGGACAATAGT CCTGAAAAAGGTGCAGCTGTTCCAAAATTTGGCGATTGGGACGAACATGATCCTCATTCGGCCGAAAATTTCACCCATGTATTCAATAAAGTACGCGAGGAAAGGAATCCTACACCTGGTCATGTGTCAAATCCACcaaaatatccgtctcacagCCCACGGATTCAACCATCCAACGAACCAAAG AAATGCTGCTTTCCttggtggtaa
- the LOC140990936 gene encoding RPM1-interacting protein 4-like isoform X1 translates to MKTYYFLIYEPVFKIEQNGKFFFFFFLFSVSKQRSNVPKFGNWESEDDVPYTVFFDKARKNRGEKMINPNDPLENPDMFHNFEPRPLAPAAPLKTRTKPEEPIVRGSVKQIHEHRVNREDVDFRQFSNSTARNENMRRRPPSESSYGGRVNRPSQSTRSSAGSEYSFESSPHHPQERNTGRGIGSVPWEGTNYENNHGIRARSRLGPIAREDNSPEKGAAVPKFGDWDEHDPHSAENFTHVFNKVREERNPTPGHVSNPPKYPSHSPRIQPSNEPKKCCFPWW, encoded by the exons atgaAGACTTACTATTTTCTCATATATGAACCTGTATTTAAAATTGAACAGAatggcaaattttttttttttttttttctgttttctgTTTCGAAGCAGCGTTCAAATGTGCCAAAGTTTGGTAACTGGGAAAGTGAAGACGATGTCCCTTACACGGTTTTCTTTGACAAGGCAAGAAAAAATAGAGGTGAGAAAATGATTAATCCCAATGATCCCCTAGAGAATCCAGACATGTTCCATAACTTTGAACCTCGGCCACTTGCTCCTGCTGCTCCACTAAAAACTAGGACTAAACCAGAGGAACCTATTGTAAGGGGATCAGTCAAGCAAATTCATGAGCATAGAGTAAACAGGGAAGATGTTGACTTTAGGCAGTTCAGTAATTCTACAGCTCGAAACGAAAATATGAGGCGAAGACCTCCTAGTGAATCGAGTTATGGTGGTCGTGTGAACAGACCTAGTCAATCTACAAGGTCTAGTGCAGGTTCTGAGTATAGCTTTGAGAGTTCACCTCATCATCCACAGGAGAGAAATACCGGGAGAGGCATTGGTTCTGTGCCATGGGAAGGGACAAACTACGAGAATAATCATGGTATCCGGGCAAGATCCCGGCTAGGGCCGATTGCTCGAGAGGACAATAGT CCTGAAAAAGGTGCAGCTGTTCCAAAATTTGGCGATTGGGACGAACATGATCCTCATTCGGCCGAAAATTTCACCCATGTATTCAATAAAGTACGCGAGGAAAGGAATCCTACACCTGGTCATGTGTCAAATCCACcaaaatatccgtctcacagCCCACGGATTCAACCATCCAACGAACCAAAG AAATGCTGCTTTCCttggtggtaa